One genomic window of Paraburkholderia acidiphila includes the following:
- a CDS encoding ATPase, whose protein sequence is MLNELETLSQNIGRLIEINQRQHEARLALEEQLAQLRAQCDETRAELEQVREERATLQAERDALSAKIDDAQVRLNAILEKLPRARAGNERDNQLDLLDPSQSNDDDSNAARHGENA, encoded by the coding sequence ATGCTCAACGAACTCGAAACACTCTCACAAAACATCGGGCGGCTGATCGAGATTAATCAGCGCCAACACGAAGCACGCCTCGCACTCGAAGAGCAACTCGCGCAGCTGCGTGCGCAATGCGACGAAACACGCGCCGAACTCGAACAGGTCCGCGAGGAGCGCGCCACGCTGCAAGCAGAGCGCGATGCACTCTCGGCCAAGATCGACGATGCGCAGGTGCGTTTGAACGCGATCCTCGAAAAGCTGCCACGCGCACGCGCAGGGAATGAGCGCGACAACCAGCTCGATCTGCTCGATCCGTCGCAGAGCAACGACGACGACAGCAACGCGGCCCGCCACGGAGAAAATGCATGA
- a CDS encoding FecCD family ABC transporter permease, producing MSRDESHAVPPLHALPRRSMSARRACMIWCALAAAAFVVFAASLVAGSVSVTLAQALAALTPAHGAPDMAIEIVRTLRLPRALAGFACGALLALAGALLQVLLRNPLAEPYVLGVSGGAAAFALVAMMAGVAWWGVQASACAGAFVSILLVLGLARRELWRGEPQDSSPRLLLTGAVTAAGWGALITLLLTLAPDTRLRGMLFWLTGDLNGAGMPWPALVMLGVVLACIVPAAPMLNVLLRGDAAAQALGVPVLRLRIGIYLAASLAAAAAVTTGGTIGFVGLVVPHMLRLAFGNDQRMLVPAAALAGGVAVMGADLVARTVAAPAQLPVGVVTALAGVPVFLWMLLARRGR from the coding sequence ATGAGCCGCGATGAGTCCCATGCTGTGCCGCCGCTGCACGCGCTGCCGCGCCGCTCGATGAGCGCGCGCCGCGCGTGCATGATCTGGTGCGCGCTCGCGGCGGCCGCGTTCGTGGTGTTCGCCGCATCGCTCGTAGCAGGCAGCGTGAGCGTGACATTGGCGCAGGCGCTCGCGGCGCTCACTCCCGCGCACGGCGCACCCGATATGGCGATTGAAATCGTGCGCACGCTGCGCTTGCCGCGCGCGCTCGCGGGCTTTGCATGCGGTGCGCTGCTCGCGCTGGCGGGCGCGCTGTTGCAGGTGCTGCTGCGCAATCCGCTCGCGGAGCCCTATGTGCTCGGTGTTTCCGGTGGCGCCGCCGCGTTTGCGCTGGTGGCGATGATGGCGGGCGTGGCGTGGTGGGGCGTGCAGGCGAGCGCATGTGCGGGCGCGTTCGTTTCGATCCTGCTCGTGCTTGGCCTCGCGCGCCGCGAATTGTGGCGTGGCGAGCCGCAGGACAGCTCGCCACGGCTTCTGTTGACGGGCGCGGTGACCGCGGCAGGCTGGGGCGCGTTGATCACGCTGCTGCTCACACTCGCGCCCGACACGCGCCTGCGCGGCATGCTGTTCTGGCTCACGGGCGACCTCAATGGCGCAGGCATGCCGTGGCCCGCGCTCGTGATGCTTGGCGTGGTCCTTGCGTGCATCGTCCCGGCCGCGCCGATGCTCAACGTGCTGTTGCGCGGCGACGCCGCTGCGCAGGCGCTCGGCGTGCCGGTGCTGCGTCTGCGAATCGGCATTTATCTTGCCGCCTCGCTCGCGGCGGCCGCTGCCGTGACGACGGGCGGCACCATCGGCTTCGTCGGGCTCGTCGTGCCCCACATGCTGCGCCTCGCGTTCGGCAACGACCAGCGCATGCTCGTGCCCGCCGCCGCGCTCGCCGGCGGCGTGGCGGTGATGGGCGCGGACCTCGTCGCGCGTACGGTGGCGGCGCCCGCGCAGTTGCCGGTGGGCGTCGTGACCGCGCTTGCGGGCGTACCCGTTTTCCTGTGGATGCTGCTTGCGAGGCGCGGACGATGA
- a CDS encoding ABC transporter ATP-binding protein: MSDARPPLLAVHALTLQAGARTLVESLTQRFAAGEIWCVAGANGAGKTTLIDALAGLREPSAGRVEVEGIALAHWAPVRLALRRALMPQDQRDAFSASVIDTVLLNRYPHLSGWGWEGDADRAAAHAALATLGLEALAARDVLSLSGGERQRVALAAALCQGAPLLLLDEPLAHLDLHHQIACLEALSRWVRNEARAVLFSCHDLNLARRFATHALLLDGRGGFYAGPVREVLTPERASAAFGHPLVLIREGGHEALVPALVPAPALSPTPGPASSLSHSPGPNGTH, encoded by the coding sequence ATGAGCGACGCACGTCCGCCTCTTCTCGCGGTCCACGCGCTCACGTTGCAAGCGGGCGCGCGCACGCTTGTCGAATCGCTCACGCAAAGATTTGCCGCTGGCGAAATCTGGTGCGTCGCGGGTGCGAATGGCGCGGGCAAGACCACGCTGATCGACGCGCTCGCAGGCCTGCGCGAGCCTTCGGCAGGTCGCGTGGAAGTGGAGGGCATCGCGCTCGCACACTGGGCGCCGGTACGTCTCGCGCTGCGTCGCGCGCTCATGCCCCAGGATCAGCGCGATGCATTCAGCGCGAGCGTGATCGACACCGTGCTGCTCAATCGCTACCCGCATCTTTCGGGCTGGGGCTGGGAAGGCGACGCCGATCGTGCCGCTGCGCACGCCGCGCTCGCCACGCTCGGCCTCGAAGCGCTCGCCGCGCGCGACGTGCTCTCGCTCTCGGGCGGCGAGCGCCAGCGTGTCGCGCTTGCGGCCGCGTTGTGTCAGGGCGCGCCGCTTCTGTTGCTCGACGAACCGCTTGCGCATCTCGACCTGCATCATCAGATTGCGTGCCTTGAAGCGCTCTCGCGCTGGGTGCGCAATGAGGCGCGTGCTGTGCTGTTCTCCTGTCACGATCTCAATCTTGCGCGGCGTTTCGCGACGCACGCGCTCCTGCTCGACGGTCGCGGCGGTTTTTACGCGGGCCCCGTGCGCGAAGTGCTTACGCCCGAGCGCGCGAGCGCCGCGTTTGGCCATCCGCTCGTGCTGATCCGCGAGGGCGGGCACGAGGCGCTTGTGCCTGCGCTCGTGCCCGCGCCCGCGCTTTCGCCAACTCCTGGGCCGGCCTCTTCCCTATCGCATTCGCCGGGACCGAACGGCACGCACTAA
- the cobT gene encoding nicotinate-nucleotide--dimethylbenzimidazole phosphoribosyltransferase has product MTSSLTELLAVEPLDLSLRDELQRLIDTKTKPPGSLGRLETLARQLGMIQGTTRPSVVRPVMIVFAGDHGVAAEGVSPYPQAVTAQMVANFVAGGAAINAFSGVAGLTLEVVNAGVATPLPPSPTLVDVAIAHGTRNFARERAMTRDEAIAALAAGADRVRHHAALGTNVIGFGEMGIANTSSAACLMSRLCGVPIDECVGRGTGLDNAGLAKKRNVLAAALAHHADAREPLDVLAAFGGFEIAMMAGAYLEAARSRMAILVDGFIATAALLVADSLAPNVRDYCVFAHASNEAGHRRMLDHFGARELLTLDLRLGEGTGAALAVPLLRAAVAFVNEMASFESAGVDDRSDRHA; this is encoded by the coding sequence ATGACGTCATCGCTTACCGAACTGCTCGCCGTCGAACCGCTCGATCTCTCGTTGCGCGACGAACTGCAACGCCTCATCGACACGAAGACCAAACCGCCCGGCAGTCTCGGCCGCCTCGAAACGCTCGCGCGCCAGCTCGGCATGATCCAGGGCACGACGCGCCCGAGCGTCGTGCGTCCCGTGATGATCGTGTTCGCGGGCGACCACGGCGTTGCCGCCGAAGGCGTGAGCCCGTACCCGCAGGCCGTGACCGCGCAGATGGTCGCGAACTTCGTGGCGGGCGGCGCGGCCATCAATGCGTTCAGCGGCGTGGCGGGACTCACGCTCGAAGTCGTCAACGCGGGCGTGGCGACGCCGCTGCCGCCGTCGCCCACGCTCGTCGATGTGGCCATCGCACACGGCACGCGCAACTTCGCGCGCGAGCGCGCCATGACGCGCGACGAAGCCATCGCCGCGCTCGCGGCGGGCGCTGACCGCGTGCGCCACCACGCGGCGCTTGGCACGAACGTGATCGGTTTTGGCGAAATGGGCATCGCGAACACGTCGTCGGCAGCGTGCCTGATGAGCCGGCTGTGCGGCGTGCCGATCGACGAATGCGTCGGGCGTGGCACGGGTCTTGATAACGCGGGCCTCGCGAAAAAGCGCAACGTGCTCGCCGCCGCGCTCGCGCATCATGCCGATGCGCGCGAGCCGCTCGACGTACTCGCCGCGTTCGGCGGCTTCGAGATCGCGATGATGGCCGGCGCATACCTCGAAGCGGCGCGCTCGCGCATGGCGATTCTCGTGGACGGCTTTATCGCGACCGCGGCGCTGCTCGTGGCCGACTCGCTTGCGCCCAACGTGCGCGACTACTGCGTGTTTGCGCACGCATCGAACGAAGCGGGGCACCGCCGTATGCTCGATCACTTCGGCGCGCGCGAACTGCTCACGCTCGACCTGCGTCTGGGCGAGGGCACGGGCGCGGCGCTCGCCGTGCCGCTCTTGCGTGCGGCGGTGGCGTTCGTGAACGAAATGGCGAGCTTCGAGTCGGCCGGCGTCGACGATCGCAGCGATCGGCACGCCTGA
- a CDS encoding adenosylcobinamide-GDP ribazoletransferase yields MNPLAELRYFFTALGYFTRVPVPRWVGFEPAWLNAAARYFPLVGALIGALGALVYLAALRVFPASVAVLLSMGVTLLATGAFHEDGLADCLDAFGGAYTREDVLRIMHDSRIGAFGAIGLVVALALKWQTLAALPPARAAMLMVAGHAASRACAISYLVSLEYVRPEGKAKPVAQRMSVAAWLCACGFGLPWLFWPVWSGAPDWRTGVATLVVLAVLRYALGRYFVRRIGGYTGDCLGFAQQVFEIAIYLVGLAWISF; encoded by the coding sequence ATGAATCCGCTTGCGGAGCTGCGTTATTTCTTCACGGCGCTGGGCTATTTCACGCGCGTGCCGGTGCCGCGCTGGGTCGGCTTCGAGCCTGCCTGGCTCAATGCGGCGGCGCGCTATTTTCCGCTCGTCGGCGCGTTGATCGGCGCGCTCGGGGCACTCGTCTATCTCGCCGCGTTGCGCGTGTTTCCCGCGAGCGTGGCCGTGCTGCTGTCGATGGGTGTCACGCTGCTCGCGACGGGCGCCTTTCACGAGGATGGCCTCGCCGACTGCCTCGACGCTTTCGGCGGCGCGTACACCCGTGAGGACGTGCTGCGCATCATGCACGATTCGCGCATCGGCGCATTCGGTGCGATTGGTCTCGTGGTCGCGCTTGCGCTGAAGTGGCAGACGCTCGCCGCGCTGCCCCCCGCACGCGCGGCGATGCTGATGGTCGCCGGCCACGCGGCGAGCCGCGCATGCGCGATCAGCTATCTCGTCTCGCTCGAGTATGTGCGCCCCGAGGGCAAGGCCAAGCCCGTTGCGCAGCGCATGAGCGTTGCCGCGTGGCTGTGCGCGTGCGGGTTCGGCTTGCCGTGGCTGTTCTGGCCGGTGTGGTCCGGTGCGCCCGACTGGCGCACGGGCGTCGCGACGCTCGTCGTGCTCGCCGTGCTGCGCTACGCGCTCGGGCGCTACTTCGTGCGCCGCATCGGCGGCTATACGGGCGATTGCCTCGGCTTCGCGCAGCAGGTGTTCGAGATCGCCATCTATCTCGTGGGGCTCGCATGGATCTCGTTCTGA
- the cobC gene encoding alpha-ribazole phosphatase: MDLVLIRHPAVAVDAGVCYGASDVPLAGDATQQAAHLAERLAALGVREPQRIETSPRTRCASVAAALAGVRGHTPQAEACLAEMDFGAWEMQRWDAIERTQIDAWAANFEHAREHGGESVAQFDARVSGWFDTLDAHEKSTVWAVTHAGVIRAVTARALGMPLARCVRWPLEMGAIVCLRYDAFNAQWLLSRWNA, from the coding sequence ATGGATCTCGTTCTGATCCGCCATCCGGCCGTGGCCGTGGATGCGGGCGTGTGCTACGGCGCGAGCGACGTGCCGCTCGCGGGCGACGCAACCCAGCAGGCGGCGCACCTCGCCGAGCGGCTCGCAGCGCTCGGCGTGCGCGAACCGCAGCGGATCGAAACGAGCCCGCGCACGCGGTGCGCGAGCGTGGCGGCGGCGCTGGCCGGTGTGCGCGGCCACACGCCGCAAGCCGAAGCATGCCTGGCGGAGATGGATTTCGGCGCGTGGGAGATGCAGCGCTGGGACGCGATCGAACGCACACAGATCGACGCATGGGCCGCGAATTTCGAGCACGCGCGCGAACACGGCGGCGAGAGCGTTGCGCAGTTCGATGCGCGCGTGAGCGGGTGGTTCGACACGCTCGATGCGCACGAGAAGTCCACCGTTTGGGCCGTGACGCATGCGGGCGTGATTCGCGCCGTCACGGCGCGCGCGCTCGGCATGCCGCTCGCGCGCTGCGTGCGCTGGCCGCTGGAGATGGGCGCCATCGTGTGCCTGCGCTACGACGCGTTCAACGCACAGTGGCTGCTCTCGCGCTGGAACGCGTAG
- a CDS encoding cobalamin-binding protein yields the protein MRAAILALTLFVAALGPCAAHATVTAIDDAGNTVTLPAPAQRVVSLAPHVTELLYAAGGGAKVVGAVAYSDYPPEAQKVPRVGDNRALDLERIAALKPDLIVVWRHGNAQQQLDRLRDLHIPLFFSEPHKLDDVATSLTRLGVLLGTESTAQAAASAYRRDIAQLRARYAQRAPVSVFYEVWDQPLMTINGSHMISDVIALCGGRNVFATLDPLVPTVSTEAVLAANPDAIVSASQGATSPDRPLPSLERWRAWPTLTAVARGNLFAIDGDLLTRPAPRIAQGAAQLCKDLDLARSRQAAAH from the coding sequence ATGCGCGCCGCGATCCTGGCGCTCACGCTTTTCGTCGCAGCGCTCGGCCCATGCGCCGCCCATGCAACCGTCACCGCCATCGACGACGCGGGCAACACCGTCACCCTTCCCGCGCCCGCGCAGCGCGTAGTGAGCCTCGCGCCTCACGTGACCGAGCTGCTCTATGCCGCGGGCGGCGGCGCGAAGGTGGTCGGCGCCGTGGCCTACAGCGATTACCCGCCAGAAGCGCAAAAGGTGCCGCGCGTGGGCGACAATCGGGCGCTCGACCTCGAGCGCATCGCCGCGCTCAAGCCCGACCTCATCGTGGTCTGGCGTCATGGCAACGCGCAGCAACAACTCGATCGTCTGCGCGATCTGCACATTCCGCTCTTTTTCAGCGAGCCGCATAAGCTCGACGATGTGGCGACCTCGCTCACGCGCCTCGGCGTGTTGCTCGGGACCGAATCCACGGCGCAGGCGGCCGCCAGCGCCTACCGCCGCGACATCGCGCAGTTGCGCGCGCGCTATGCGCAGCGCGCGCCCGTGAGTGTGTTCTATGAAGTCTGGGATCAGCCGCTGATGACCATCAACGGTTCGCACATGATCAGCGACGTGATCGCGTTGTGCGGCGGCCGCAACGTGTTCGCGACGCTCGATCCGCTCGTGCCGACGGTTTCCACGGAAGCCGTGCTCGCCGCGAATCCGGATGCGATCGTTAGCGCTTCGCAAGGCGCGACTTCGCCGGACCGCCCACTGCCGAGCCTCGAGCGCTGGCGCGCCTGGCCCACGCTCACTGCTGTTGCACGCGGCAACCTCTTCGCGATCGACGGCGATCTGCTCACGCGGCCCGCGCCGCGCATCGCCCAGGGCGCGGCGCAGCTGTGCAAGGATCTCGATCTCGCCCGTTCACGCCAGGCCGCGGCGCATTGA
- the cobD gene encoding threonine-phosphate decarboxylase CobD → MSEHLAALVAHGGNLHEAAERYGIAWDAWIDLSTGINPHGYPVPPVPPTAWRRLPDDGDGFAACAARYYGAPDAQHVLPVAGSQAAIRALPALLTRAPVAIAPLTYGEYAPAFARAGHEIVPLDVAHAALPDIVTHAVVVNPNNPTATHLATAHLLHWHAQLASRGGTLIVDEAFTDAFGNERSATLAHATSRAGLVVLRSPGKFFGLAGARCGFALAQPALLAALRANLGTWTVSGPARHAVTHAFEDSAWQSAMRVRLTAESARLVALLRAHGFAPHATPLFAWITDPRAAALQHALARHAVWTRRFDAPASLRFGLPASEDEWRRFESALEQAMRTLD, encoded by the coding sequence ATGTCTGAGCACCTAGCCGCTCTCGTCGCGCACGGCGGCAATCTGCACGAAGCCGCCGAGCGTTACGGCATTGCGTGGGACGCCTGGATCGACCTGTCGACCGGCATCAACCCACATGGCTATCCCGTGCCGCCCGTGCCGCCAACGGCATGGCGCCGCCTGCCCGACGACGGCGACGGCTTCGCCGCGTGTGCCGCGCGCTACTACGGCGCGCCGGACGCGCAGCACGTGTTGCCCGTGGCAGGCAGCCAGGCCGCGATCCGCGCACTGCCCGCGTTGTTGACGCGAGCCCCTGTCGCGATCGCCCCGCTCACCTACGGCGAGTACGCGCCAGCGTTCGCGCGCGCAGGCCATGAGATCGTGCCGCTCGACGTCGCGCACGCCGCGCTGCCCGATATCGTCACGCATGCCGTCGTGGTCAATCCCAACAATCCGACGGCCACGCATCTCGCTACCGCGCACCTGCTGCATTGGCATGCGCAACTCGCCTCGCGCGGCGGTACGCTGATCGTCGACGAAGCGTTTACCGATGCATTCGGTAACGAGCGTTCCGCAACGCTTGCGCACGCAACCAGCCGCGCAGGACTCGTCGTGCTGCGCTCGCCGGGCAAATTCTTCGGGCTCGCAGGCGCGCGTTGCGGTTTCGCCCTCGCTCAACCCGCGCTGTTAGCCGCGCTGCGCGCGAATCTGGGCACGTGGACCGTGAGCGGCCCCGCACGCCACGCCGTCACCCATGCATTCGAAGACAGCGCGTGGCAAAGCGCAATGCGCGTGCGCCTCACCGCCGAGAGCGCACGCCTCGTTGCACTATTACGCGCTCACGGCTTCGCGCCACACGCGACGCCGCTCTTCGCGTGGATCACGGACCCGCGCGCAGCGGCGCTGCAGCACGCGCTCGCGCGGCATGCGGTGTGGACGCGCCGCTTCGACGCGCCGGCCAGCCTGCGCTTTGGCCTGCCCGCCTCCGAAGACGAATGGCGGCGCTTCGAAAGCGCGCTCGAACAAGCCATGCGGACGCTCGACTGA
- the cbiB gene encoding adenosylcobinamide-phosphate synthase CbiB: MLTLPVTAALAVAGVAVDRWLGEPRRAHPLVAFGRYANRIEARLNTGRRGRPLGLLAWLAAVAPPVIVAALLCALLPWPLAWALHVALLWFALGARSLAEHIAPIGAALARRDLAAARELTGRIVSRDTAGADATALSRAAVESALENGNDAIFGALFWFAIAGGPGALAFRLANTLDAMWGYRTPRFLRFGWAAARIDDVLNWIPARLTAASYALLGDTRMALRCWREQAHRWESPNAGPVMAAGAGSLNVLLGGAAVYHGTLEERPALGAGSPPRAQHVEAALRLVERTTILWLAALLALAFLSVATHV; encoded by the coding sequence ATGCTCACGCTTCCCGTTACCGCTGCGCTCGCCGTGGCCGGCGTCGCGGTGGACCGCTGGCTCGGCGAACCGCGCCGCGCGCATCCGCTCGTCGCCTTCGGCCGCTACGCGAACCGCATCGAGGCGCGCCTGAACACGGGTCGGCGCGGCCGGCCGCTCGGCCTGCTCGCGTGGCTCGCCGCCGTCGCGCCGCCCGTTATCGTCGCCGCGCTGCTGTGCGCGCTGCTGCCCTGGCCGCTCGCCTGGGCCTTGCATGTCGCGCTGCTATGGTTCGCGCTCGGTGCACGCAGCCTTGCCGAACACATCGCGCCAATCGGCGCCGCCCTGGCGCGGCGCGACCTCGCCGCCGCGCGCGAGCTGACTGGCCGCATCGTCTCGCGCGATACAGCGGGCGCGGATGCCACCGCACTTTCGCGCGCCGCCGTCGAATCGGCGCTCGAAAACGGCAATGACGCGATCTTCGGCGCGCTATTCTGGTTCGCGATCGCAGGCGGCCCCGGTGCGCTTGCCTTCCGTCTCGCCAACACGCTCGATGCCATGTGGGGTTACCGCACCCCGCGCTTCCTGCGCTTTGGCTGGGCGGCCGCGCGTATCGACGACGTGCTGAACTGGATTCCCGCGCGCCTCACCGCCGCCAGCTACGCGCTGCTCGGCGACACGCGCATGGCGCTGCGCTGCTGGCGCGAGCAGGCGCATCGCTGGGAGAGCCCGAACGCGGGCCCGGTGATGGCCGCGGGCGCGGGCAGCCTGAACGTGCTGCTGGGCGGCGCGGCCGTCTATCACGGCACGCTGGAAGAACGCCCGGCGCTCGGCGCAGGCTCGCCGCCGCGCGCGCAGCACGTGGAGGCGGCACTGCGGCTCGTGGAGCGCACCACCATCCTGTGGCTCGCCGCGCTGCTCGCGCTGGCATTCCTGAGCGTGGCGACCCATGTCTGA
- the cobU gene encoding bifunctional adenosylcobinamide kinase/adenosylcobinamide-phosphate guanylyltransferase gives MNSRDLTFIVGGARSGKSAHAERLAAASGLPVTYIATARVTNDLEFAERIGHHRARRPAHWALSEAPLDLAGALDAAAAPGQCVLIDCLTLWLANLLCPADADSPLPDWSERLDAFAAACARAQGTVLVVSNEIGMGVVPMGPATRLYVDELGRLNQRIAALADRATLVAAGLPLALKAPREAS, from the coding sequence ATGAATTCGCGCGATCTCACCTTCATCGTCGGCGGCGCGCGCTCGGGCAAGAGCGCGCACGCCGAACGCCTCGCCGCCGCGAGCGGCCTGCCGGTCACCTATATCGCCACCGCGCGCGTGACGAACGACCTCGAATTCGCTGAGCGCATCGGCCACCATCGCGCGCGCCGGCCCGCGCACTGGGCGCTCTCCGAAGCGCCGCTCGATCTCGCGGGTGCGCTCGACGCGGCGGCCGCGCCCGGCCAGTGCGTGCTGATCGACTGCCTCACGCTGTGGCTCGCGAATCTGCTGTGCCCCGCCGATGCCGACTCGCCGCTGCCCGACTGGAGCGAGCGCCTCGACGCCTTCGCTGCCGCCTGCGCGCGCGCGCAAGGCACGGTGCTCGTGGTGAGCAACGAGATCGGCATGGGCGTCGTGCCGATGGGCCCGGCCACACGCCTGTATGTGGATGAACTCGGCCGCCTCAATCAGCGCATCGCGGCGCTCGCGGACCGCGCCACGCTGGTCGCCGCGGGCCTGCCTCTCGCGCTCAAGGCGCCGCGCGAGGCCTCATGA
- a CDS encoding cobyric acid synthase, with protein sequence MTATLPAVPRVPAGTLMIQGTTSDAGKSTLVAGLCRLARRAGARVAPFKPQNMALNSAVTVNGGEIGRAQALQAIAAGIEAHTDLNPVLLKPNSDLGSQVIIHGKARMNLNARAYQDYKPLAREAVLESYGRLRARYDTVFVEGAGSPAEVNLRANDIANMGFAEAVDCPVVLVADIDRGGVFAHLIGTLACLSESERARVKGFVINRFRGDRTLLEPGLAWLEQQTGKPVLGVVPYLHGLTLDAEDMLPGAAHSGAQAEGETLRVVVPALPHISNHTDFDALRAHPQVDFTYVRTGEAPPAADLVILPGSKNVRDDLAWLRAQGWETALARHLRYGGRVIGICGGMQMLGRAIADPHGVEGEPGAVEGFGWLDYETVLTREKTLKNVTGALALEGGHAAPARVAGYEIHMGETRGRSLEFPALRLAVGEEGTTRPDGARSADGQILATYVHGLFDTPEACAALVRWAGLALARTVDYPALREASLERLADTLAASLDLEKVFGVIS encoded by the coding sequence ATGACCGCCACGCTACCCGCCGTGCCTCGTGTACCCGCCGGCACACTGATGATCCAGGGCACGACCTCCGACGCCGGCAAGAGCACGCTCGTCGCCGGCCTGTGCCGCCTCGCGCGCCGCGCGGGCGCGCGCGTCGCGCCGTTCAAGCCGCAGAACATGGCGCTCAACAGCGCCGTGACCGTGAATGGCGGCGAGATCGGCCGCGCCCAGGCGCTGCAGGCCATCGCCGCCGGCATCGAGGCGCACACCGACCTGAATCCGGTGCTGCTCAAACCCAATAGTGATCTCGGCTCGCAGGTCATCATCCACGGCAAGGCGCGCATGAATCTCAACGCGCGCGCGTACCAGGATTACAAGCCGCTCGCGCGCGAGGCCGTGCTCGAGTCCTATGGGCGTTTGCGCGCGCGCTACGACACGGTGTTCGTGGAAGGCGCGGGCAGTCCCGCCGAAGTCAACCTGCGCGCCAACGACATCGCGAACATGGGTTTCGCCGAGGCGGTCGATTGCCCTGTCGTGCTCGTGGCCGACATCGACCGTGGCGGCGTGTTCGCGCATCTGATCGGCACGCTGGCCTGTCTTTCGGAGAGCGAGCGCGCGCGCGTGAAAGGTTTCGTCATCAACCGTTTTCGCGGCGACCGCACGCTGCTGGAACCGGGCCTCGCGTGGCTAGAGCAGCAGACAGGCAAGCCGGTGCTCGGCGTCGTGCCGTACCTGCACGGCCTCACGCTCGACGCCGAGGACATGCTGCCGGGTGCCGCCCACAGCGGCGCACAGGCCGAGGGCGAGACGCTGCGAGTCGTTGTGCCTGCGCTGCCGCACATCAGCAACCACACCGACTTCGACGCGCTGCGCGCCCATCCGCAGGTCGATTTCACGTATGTGCGCACGGGCGAAGCGCCGCCCGCGGCCGATCTCGTGATCCTGCCAGGCTCGAAGAACGTGCGCGACGACCTCGCGTGGTTGCGCGCCCAGGGCTGGGAGACGGCGCTCGCGCGGCATCTGCGGTATGGCGGGCGCGTGATCGGCATTTGCGGCGGGATGCAGATGCTCGGGCGCGCGATTGCCGATCCGCATGGCGTGGAGGGCGAGCCCGGCGCGGTCGAGGGCTTCGGCTGGCTCGACTACGAGACCGTGCTCACACGCGAGAAGACGCTGAAGAATGTGACGGGCGCGCTGGCGCTGGAAGGCGGCCACGCGGCGCCGGCGCGCGTTGCGGGCTACGAAATTCATATGGGCGAGACGCGCGGACGCTCGCTCGAGTTTCCAGCGCTCAGGCTCGCTGTGGGAGAGGAGGGGACGACGCGCCCGGACGGCGCGCGCTCGGCGGATGGCCAGATTCTCGCCACCTACGTGCACGGCCTGTTCGACACGCCCGAGGCGTGCGCGGCGCTCGTGCGCTGGGCCGGGCTCGCGCTGGCGCGCACGGTGGACTATCCGGCGCTTCGAGAGGCGTCGCTTGAGCGGCTGGCGGATACGCTCGCGGCGAGCCTCGATCTGGAGAAGGTGTTCGGCGTGATCAGCTAG
- a CDS encoding PaaI family thioesterase has protein sequence MSTLRHDVTIETLLERQRGRLPDLLGFRPIALEQGLMRAELDVRSDLLAPNGFLHAATVIGLADTACGYACLAHLPPNAKNFTTIEIKSNHLGTAREGTISAVATGVHLGRSTQVWDATVKGPDGKTIALFRCTQMVLY, from the coding sequence ATGAGCACCCTACGCCACGACGTCACGATCGAAACCCTGCTCGAACGGCAGCGCGGCCGCCTGCCCGATCTGCTGGGCTTTCGTCCGATCGCCCTCGAGCAAGGCCTGATGCGCGCCGAACTCGATGTGCGCAGCGACCTGCTCGCCCCCAATGGCTTCCTGCACGCCGCCACGGTAATCGGTCTCGCCGATACGGCTTGCGGCTACGCCTGCCTCGCCCACCTGCCGCCCAACGCGAAGAACTTCACGACCATCGAGATCAAGAGCAACCATCTCGGCACCGCGCGCGAAGGCACGATCTCGGCTGTGGCGACGGGCGTGCATCTCGGGCGCAGCACGCAGGTCTGGGACGCGACGGTGAAGGGCCCGGACGGCAAGACCATCGCGCTGTTCCGCTGTACGCAGATGGTGCTTTATTGA